In the Telopea speciosissima isolate NSW1024214 ecotype Mountain lineage chromosome 2, Tspe_v1, whole genome shotgun sequence genome, one interval contains:
- the LOC122649603 gene encoding GDSL esterase/lipase At2g31550-like, with product MYRSNPVGNTIVDEIIENAIFTVGATTNDMLFNYYDLPTRRVDYSLSGYHDFLLSNLKTFVSDLYRMGARQISITGLPPVGSLPIQATVGTIPLGPNILQHKCVVEQNEDSQVYNAKLQGYITRWEATLPGAKLAYADIYTPLMDMILYPNKYGKYTIIVI from the exons ATGTATCGCTCAAATCCAGTAGGAAACACCATTGTAGATGAGATCATCGAGAATGCTATATTCACAGTTGGTGCTACAACCAATGATATGTTGTTTAACTATTATGATTTACCCACAAGGAGGGTGGATTATTCCTTGTCCGGTTACCATGATTTCCTTCTCAGTAATCTTAAGACTTTTGTCTCG GATCTTTATAGAATGGGAGCAAGACAGATTTCGATAACGGGTCTCCCACCGGTTGGTTCTTTGCCGATTCAAGCGACGGTGGGTACCATCCCACTGGGTCCAAACATTCTACAACATAAGTGTGTAGTTGAACAGAATGAGGATTCACAGGTCTACAACGCCAAGCTTCAAGGTTATATCACAAGGTGGGAAGCTACACTCCCTGGTGCTAAACTTGCTTATGCGGACATCTACACTCCCTTGATGGACATGATTCTCTACCCCAATAAATATGGTAAGTATACAATTATTGTGATTTAA